A single window of Agromyces aureus DNA harbors:
- a CDS encoding YlxR family protein, giving the protein MGAQPRRCRMEPVRTCIGCRSRAPRSSLLRVVSQNSLVLADTSAVLPGRGAWLHPTLECYRLAVRKRAFGRALRIRGEVDTGNVENRLNTSDDQ; this is encoded by the coding sequence ATGGGCGCCCAGCCCCGGAGGTGTAGGATGGAACCCGTCAGAACGTGCATCGGATGCCGTTCGCGCGCTCCACGATCCTCGCTTCTGAGGGTCGTCTCCCAAAACTCGTTGGTCCTGGCCGATACCTCGGCCGTGCTTCCGGGCAGAGGTGCGTGGCTGCATCCGACACTCGAGTGCTACCGCCTCGCCGTTCGGAAGCGCGCCTTCGGGCGGGCACTCCGCATTCGCGGCGAAGTGGACACCGGCAACGTAGAGAACAGGCTGAACACAAGTGATGACCAATGA
- the nusA gene encoding transcription termination factor NusA — MDIDLSVLRMMEREKEIPFDELVQIIEQAILMAYLKHTHPDQHGHANPDGARAELDRKTGHVSVFVPELDEEGNVIGEAEDSPSDFGRIAAFAAKQVINQRLRDLADDAVLGEFRGREGDIVAGVIQQGPNPRMIHIDLGSVEAILPPEEQVPGEEYPHGQRIRVYVTSVAKGAKGPSITVSRTHPALVRKLFALEVPEIANGVVEIVSLAREAGHRTKIAVRANQPGINAKGAAIGELGQRVRAVTAELGAEKIDIVDYSDDLATFVASALSPAKVTSAFVIDESTRAVRALVPDYQLSLAIGKEGQNARLAAKLTGAKIDIQPDSVLESN; from the coding sequence ATGGATATCGACCTCAGCGTGCTTCGCATGATGGAGCGCGAGAAGGAGATCCCCTTCGATGAACTGGTGCAGATCATCGAGCAGGCCATTCTCATGGCCTACCTGAAGCACACGCACCCCGACCAGCACGGCCACGCGAACCCCGACGGGGCGCGGGCCGAGCTCGACCGCAAGACCGGTCACGTCTCGGTCTTCGTGCCCGAGCTCGACGAAGAGGGCAACGTCATCGGCGAGGCCGAAGACAGCCCGAGCGACTTCGGGCGGATCGCGGCCTTCGCCGCGAAGCAGGTCATCAACCAGCGTCTGCGCGACCTGGCCGACGACGCGGTGCTCGGCGAGTTCCGCGGCCGCGAGGGCGACATCGTCGCCGGGGTGATCCAGCAGGGCCCGAATCCCCGCATGATCCACATCGACCTCGGCTCCGTCGAGGCCATCCTGCCCCCCGAGGAACAGGTCCCCGGCGAGGAGTACCCGCACGGCCAGCGCATCCGCGTCTACGTCACGAGTGTCGCGAAGGGCGCCAAGGGCCCCTCGATCACCGTGTCGCGCACGCACCCCGCGCTCGTGCGCAAGCTCTTCGCCCTCGAGGTGCCCGAGATCGCGAACGGCGTCGTCGAGATCGTCTCGCTGGCCCGCGAGGCGGGCCACCGCACCAAGATCGCGGTTCGCGCGAACCAGCCCGGCATCAACGCCAAGGGTGCGGCCATCGGCGAGCTCGGGCAGCGCGTCCGCGCCGTCACGGCGGAGCTCGGCGCCGAGAAGATCGACATCGTCGACTACTCCGACGACCTCGCCACGTTCGTCGCGAGCGCCCTTTCGCCCGCGAAGGTGACGAGCGCGTTCGTCATCGACGAGTCGACTCGAGCCGTCCGCGCGCTCGTGCCCGACTACCAGCTCTCGCTCGCGATCGGCAAGGAGGGCCAGAACGCCCGCCTCGCCGCCAAGCTCACGGGCGCGAAGATCGACATCCAGCCCGATTCGGTCCTCGAGTCGAACTGA